A window of Suncus etruscus isolate mSunEtr1 chromosome 4, mSunEtr1.pri.cur, whole genome shotgun sequence contains these coding sequences:
- the INTS9 gene encoding integrator complex subunit 9 has protein sequence MKLYCLSGHPTLPCNVLKFKSTTIMLDCGLDMTSTLNFLPLPLVQSPRLSNLPGWSLKEGNAFLEKELKECSGHVFVDSVPEFCLPETELIDLSTVDVILISNYHCMMALPFITEHTGFAGTVYATEPTVQIGRLLMEELVHFIERVPKAQSASLWKDKDIQRLLPSPLKDAVEVTTWRRCYTMQEVNAALSKIQLVGYSQKIELFGAVLVTPLSSGYALGSSNWTIQSHYEKVSYVSGSSLLTTHPQPMDQASLKNSDVLVLTGLTQIPTANPDGMVGEFCSNLALTVRNGGNVLVPCYPSGVIYDLLECLYQYIDSAGLSSVPFYFISPVANSSLEFSQIFAEWLCHNKQSKVYLPEPPFPHAELVQTHKLKHYPSIHGGFSSDFRQPCVVFTGHPSLRFGDVVHFMELWGRSSLNTVIFTEPDFSYLEALAPYQPLAMKCIYCPIDTRLNFIQVSKLLKEVQPLHVVCPEQYTQPPPTQCHRMDLMIDCQPPPMSYRRAEVLALPFKRRYEKIEILPELADSLVPMEVKPGISLATVSAVLHTKDNKHVLQPPPRPAPPPGGKKRKRACEDTPESKGVRPLLNGSIPVEQFVQTLEKHGFSDVKVEDTAKGHIVLLQEAETLIQIEEDSTHIICDHDEVLRVRLRDLVLKFLQKF, from the exons TCCCCGGCTCTCAAACCTTCCCGGCTGGTCCCTGAAGGAAGGAAACGCTTTTTTGGAGAAG gaGCTAAAGGAGTGCTCAGGTCATGTCTTCGTGGATTCAGTGCCTGAATTCTGCTTACCAGAG ACCGAGCTCATCGACTTGTCTACAGTGGACGTGATCCTGATCTCCAACTACCACTGCATGATGGCTCTGCCCTTCATCACGGAGCACACAGGCTTTGCTGGCACCGTGTATGCCACCGAGCCCACAGTGCAGATCGGCAG GCTGCTCATGGAAGAGCTGGTGCACTTCATCGAGCGGGTACCCAAGGCCCAGTCAGCCTCACTGTGGAAGGACAAGGACATTCAACG GCTGCTACCCTCTCCACTCAAGGATGCAGTGGAGGTCACCACCTGGAGAAGGTGCTACACGATGCAGGAAGTAAACGCCGCCCTGAGTAAGATCCAACTGGTCGGATACTCCCAGAAAATC GAGCTGTTCGGGGCTGTGCTGGTGACGCCCCTGAGCTCAGGCTACGCCCTGGGAAGCTCCAACTGGACCATCCAGTCCCACTACGAGAAAGTGTCCTACGTGTCTGGGTCCTCCCTACTGACCACGCACCCACAG CCCATGGATCAAGCATCCCTCAAGAACAGCGATGTGTTGGTACTCACGGGCCTCACCCAGATCCCCACGGCGAACCCCGATGGCATGGTGGGCGAGTTCTGCAGCAACCTGG CACTCACAGTGCGGAACGGAGGCAACGTGCTGGTGCCCTGCTACCCCTCGGGTGTCATCTATGACCTTCTTGAGTGCCTGTACCAGTACATCGACTCGGCCGGCCTCTCCAGCGTCCCCTTCTACTTCATCTCCCCTGTGGCCAACAGTTCCCTGGAGTTCTCCCAGATTTTCGCCGAATG GCTTTGTCACAACAAGCAGAGTAAAGTGTATCTCCCAGAGCCACCGTTCCCGCACGCAGAG CTGGTCCAGACCCACAAGCTGAAGCACTACCCAAGCATCCATGGCGGCTTCAGCAGCGACTTCCGGCAGCCCTGCGTGGTCTTCACAGGACACCCGTCCCTGCGCTTCGGGGACGTGGTGCACTTCATGGAGCTCTGGGGCCGCTCCAGCCTCAATACCGTCATCTTCACCG AGCCCGACTTCTCCTACCTGGAAGCCTTGGCCCCCTACCAGCCTTTGGCCATGAAATGCATATACTGTCCCATCGACACCCGCCTCAACTTCATCCAGGTATCCAAGCTGCTCAAAGAAGTGCAG CCCCTGCACGTGGTGTGCCCTGAGCAGTACACGCAGCCGCCACCTACCCAGTGCCACCGCATGGACCTGATGATCGACTGCCAGCCACCACCCATGTCCTACCGGCGTGCTGAGGTCCTGGCACTGCCCTTCAAGCGCCGCTACGAGAAAATTGAAATCCTGCCTGAG CTGGCAGATTCCCTGGTGCCCATGGAGGTGAAGCCGGGCATCTCGCTGGCCACCGTCTCGGCTGTGCTGCATACCAAGGACAACAAACATGTTCTGCAG CCACCACCCAGGCCAGCCCCACCCCCAGGGGGCAAGAAGAGGAAGCGGGCATGTGAGGACACCCCTGAAAGCAAGGGGGTGCGGCCCCTGCTGAACGGCTCTATCCCTGTGGAGCAGTTTGTACAGACCCTGGAGAAG CACGGCTTCAGCGACGTCAAGGTGGAGGACACAGCCAAGGGCCACATCGTGCTGCTGCAGGAGGCCGAGACACTCATCCAGATCGAGGAGGACTCGACCCACATCATCTGCGATCACGATGAGGTGCTCCGAGTACGGCTGCGTGACCTGGTGCTCAAGTTCTTGCAGAAGTTCTGA